From Candidatus Acididesulfobacter guangdongensis:
TTGGAAAACGGTATCAGCTTAGTTTCTCTTTTTACAAGGGCTGATATATTGCTGCCGCAATAAATAAAATTGCAAAAAACTCAAATATAAATCAAGATATCACAGAAAAATGCTGATATATTGCTGCCGCAATAAATAAAATTGCAGCGCCTGTCTAAGTTTATTTTTTTATATTATTATCAATAATAACTGCTATGAATAAAAAACCATATTTTATATTATTTGCAATTTATGTAACTATTTTTTTTGTTCTTTCCGTAACTTTATCCGGCTGCGCGCTTGTAACCAACAATAATTCAGAATACGGCAAAAACAGAATAAACAGTGAGATTAATAATAGCAATAATAAAATCAAAGGCGCGGCAAATCGTCAAAAAGTTACATATTATAATAATAGCTACGCCGGTGTGCTGAATTATTTTACTAAAAAAACTGATGCTTATAATTTTGAAAATTTAAGCACTATAATGTATTTACGCGCAACATATTTTAATAGACAGTTTGTATTTGCTTATGCAAAGAAATACGCAAAATATTATATGCTGAACAGAAAGGCTTTTAAGAAAATGCTGCACAAATTATACAGCAAATCAGACAAACATATAAAATTTTTTATATCAGTGTTTACTCCGCAAAGCAAGTATAACAATTTTAATTCGAGCCGTTCTATATGGATGATATATCTTGCTAATAATAAGAATGAGAATGTTTTGCCTTTAACGATTAAACCTGCGGAACAAAAAAGAGCCTTTTTAAAAGCTTTTTTTCCTTATATTACAAAATGGTCAAAACAATATATTGTTGAGTTTCCAAAATATTACAACAAGAAGAAAAAAGAACTGCTTATAACGAAACACACAAAATGGATTAAACTTATTATTCTCGGCGTCAAAGGAAAGGCGGTTTTAAAATGGGATTTGCGCTCTAATTAGATGATTAAATTATAAAAATTGTAAATTATTGAAGATGAAATTATAAAATATTTAATTAAAATAGAATAAAATAAATTTAAAAAAGGTTAAAAGCAAAAACAATGCATTTCAATGTTTTAATAATAGGTTCGGGCATTGCAGGCTTAAGTCTGGCAAACAGATACCCTGAAAATATTTCAGTAGGTATTTTTACAAAAAAAGAAGAGGCTGAATCAAACACAAATTACGCGCAGGGCGGTCTTGCGGCGGTTATGAATATTAAAGATTCCGTTGAACTTCATGTAAAAGACACATTGGCTGCAGGAGACGGTTTGTGCGACGAAGAAGTAGTAAAAATGGTTGTCGAAGAAGGACCGTCGGTTGTGGACGACCTGCTTAGCTGGGGCGTTAATTTTGCAAGATACAAAGAAAACGAAGAAACTTTTGATCTTGGAAGGGAAGGCGGACACTCGCAGAGGAGGGTTCTGCACGCCGGAGATATTACAGGCAGAGAAATAGAAAGAGCGTTAGTTGAAAAATCAAGAAGTAAAAGCAATATTTCAATTTTCGAAAATCATATTGCAATAGATTTTATTACCTCGCACAAATTAAAAAAAGAAAGAAATATGCCAGATAAAGTTTTAGGAGCTTATTTTTTAGATAAAAACAGCGACAGAGTAGTTCCGGTAAGCGCAGATTTTGTCGTTATAGCAACCGGAGGAGCGGGCAAGGTTTTTCTTTATACTTCAAATCCTGATATTTCCACCGGAGACGGGATTGCAGCGGCGTACAGAATAGGAGCTAAGGTTGCAAATATGGAATTTTATCAATTCCATCCTACAATTTTATATCATCCTGAAGCTAAATCTTTTTTAATATCCGAAGCGCTCAGAGGAGAAGGCGGCACTTTGAGGCTTAAAGACGGAACGCCTTTTATGGATTTGGTGCATCCCTTAAAAAGCCTTGCTCCGAGGGATATAGTAGCAAGAACAATTGATTTTGAAATGAAAAGGACCGGAGACGAATGTGTATATCTTGATATGACTCACAAATCAAAGGAATTCTTAGAAAAACGTTTTCCTGATATATTTAAAACAACACTCAGTTTCGGCATTGATATGTCAAAACAGTGGATACCCGTTGTTCCGGCTGCCCATTATCTCTGTGGAGGAATATTGACAGATAAAGACGGCTTAACGTCGATAGACAATCTGTACGCTATCGGAGAGGTCGCATGTACAGGACTTCACGGCGCAAATAGACTTGCGAGCAATTCATTGCTTGAAGGCTGTGTTTTCGCCAAAAAAGCCTACGAATCTACAATGAAAAAAATGGATAGTCTTATAAAAATAAAATCAGTTCAATTTCACTATGATGATAAATCGTATAAATCGAACGATAAATCATCGCAGGATTTAAAATATAACGACGAAAATAATAATGACATCGTTCCCGAATGGAAAGATTTCGGTCTTGAAGGCGGAGACGAGCTTATAGTTATAACACATAACTGGGACGAACTGCGGCGAATGATGTGGAATTACGTCGGTATAGTGAGGTCAAATAAGAGGCTTGAAAGGGCTAAGAGACGCATTGATAACCTTATTGACGAAATTAAAGAATATTACTGGAATTTTAAAATATCTTCAGATTTAATAGAATTAAGAAATATTGCCGAGGTTGCAAATTTGATTATTACATCGGCTATGCTCAGAAAAGAATCTAGAGGAACGCACTATACTATAGATTATCCCGCAAAAGACGATAAAAATTTTAAACATCCAACAGTACTGTAAGTTTGTCTTTAACTGTAAAAAAAGCCTACAATTTCTATAATCTGACACAGATAAAAAGATAAAAAATTGTCGATGAAAAATAAATAAATCGATAAAATAAATCAGATATGGTTTATAAAAAATAAATAAAATAAATAAATCAGATATATATAATTAGATATGGTTTGTATATATTAAAATACTCCCGACCGCGGCAAACGCAGTCGGGAGTATGAGATAAAATAAATCAGATATGGTTTCTGTGATTTCTTATGACTGGCAAGGCGTCATATAAAATCCTTCTATGTTGTCATTTGCGGATATAACCATGTAATAAGCGTAGCTGTCTTCTACCGAGCCGTTTGTATAGACATAATCTATATTGCCTATTTGTTCGGTATATTCATTAACAGGTACGGTCGTGGTAGGCAGAACATAATTTGGATTGGTCGTCGCTGAATTGTTGCATATTAGACCTGCGGAAAGACCTGTTGCCGTGCCGGGACCTGTAACTGCGCCGTTTGAATAAACAAGCCACCATGAATTGCCCGGGGTTGATGTTGAAGGAACGCTCGGAGCAGTTGTCACAATATTGTAAGATGTGCCTGAACCTGCCGGAGAGCCAGTTATAGGCGTTGTATAGTTAGGCAGTAATAAAAACGGATTTGCGTAAGGATTAGTTCCCGCTGTATTAGCGGCAGGCAGTGTAGGTTCAAATGTCACTTTTCCTTTTGTTGTAGCGCTAAACCCTGTAATAGCTACATAAGTTGATAAATCATTATTTACCAAATTTTTAGACATCTGGCTTGTTACACCCTCGCCAAGCGAGCCTATTACGCCCTGCGAAGCCGCCTTATTTGCCGAACCGGTTAAATTAACGAATTTCGGCAGTACCACAGCCGCCAAAATACCTATCAGCAAAATAACCATAACAAGTTCGATAAGCGTAAAAGCTTCGCTGTTTTTAAGTCTTTTAAAATCTTTCGTTAAAGAATCAAACATTTTCATCATTAACACTCCCTTTTTTAAATAAAATTAAATAAAAAAATTTCCAATAAATAAAATTAATAAAAAATATGTTAAATTTACAAAACATAGTCTAATATTTAGATAAAATGTTATTTTATACTGACTTATTATATTATTAGTTTAATATATAATCAAATATTTTTTTTATGTTTATGTTTAACAATTTTATTATTTATTGCAGTATTATCAATTTGTCAGCGCAAATCGGGCGAAAAAATTTTTAATAAAATTTATTATTCCCAGCTCACTTTATTTCTTCCGGTATTTTTAGCGTTATATAAGGCGCCGTCCACTCTGAATATAATACTTGCGTTGGTATCGCCTTTCACTGCTTCCGTAATTCCGAAACTGCAGGTTAAGGAAGTTTCTATATTAAAATCATGTTCTTCTATTTTTAGCCTTAATCTTTCTGCAAGCTCTTTTGCCGTAGAAAGAGGCGTTTCCGGCGAGATTATCATAAATTCTTCCCCGCCGTATCTGAAGAAATAGTCCGTATTTCTTAAACTGCGTTTAATAAGTTTTGTTATTTCTTTTAAAATATAATCGCCTATTTCATGACCGAAGCCGTCGTTGACGTCTTTAAATCTGTCTATGTCGAACATAATAAGAGAAAGCGCTCTTCCGTACCTGTCAGCCGCGTTAAGAAGTTCTTCAAGTTTTTTATCAAAAGCCCGTCTGTTGCCTATTTTTGTAAGTTCGTCTATTTCCGACAATTCTTTATAGGCTTCTTTTTCTTCGGATATCAGTCTTTTCTCCAAGACTTCGTCCGTTATATCGTGTATAACTCCAAATCCCGCAATTTCGCCGTTATACACGATAGACATTTCAAAAAAATTAGCATATATAATGCTTCCGTCTTTTTTCTTGCATCTTACGATATATTTTGAAATAAATCTTTCTTTGTTTTTTATTTTACCGAAACTTTTTTTGATTTTATTAAATTTTTTATCGTTTTCGTCAAAGAATTCCCAGACGTATTTATTATAAAACTCTTCTTTGTCATAGCCGAATAATTTTTCGGCGGCGGGATTTGCGAATAATAGTTTTTCATTATAAATGCCGACAGGAATGGGCATATTTTCAATAAGCGTTTTAAACAGTTCTTTATCGCTTTCAATCTGATTTCTCATATTAACCATTTCGGTTATATCGACGAAGCTTGCTATTCTTACTATTTCGTTTTTATATATAACGGACGAACCGTAAATATAAAGCCATATTTCTTCTCCTGATTTTTTTATAGCTTTAAATGTCACGTAATGATTATAGTTAATATCGCTAAGACCTCTGCGAATACCGTTTTTTGCTTCTTCTTTAAACTCGTCTGTATAAAGGTCCCATACATACATGCTCTTCAGTTCGTTTTCGCCGTACCCCAGTATTTTTTCTCCCGCAGGATTTATATAAATAACCTTTTCTTTATATAAAACAAGACCCATAGTCATATTTTCCGTAAGAGTTCTGAATAACTCTTCAGATTCTTTTATTTTCTTTGCCAATTCTATCTTTTCGGTTATATCATGGATAATTGAAAAAAGAAAAGTTTTGCCGTTTACGCTAATCGGAGATATATGCACTTCAACGGTTCTTAATTCGCCGTTTTTTAATTTATGTATGAATGTGAAATAGCTTCTTTCTTTATTATATGCCTGTCCGGTATATTTTATCAGTTCGTCCTTCGGAACGGTGTTGAAATCATAATTATGCATCGTTTTAAATTCTTCTTTGGAATATCCGTAAAATTCTACCGCAGCGTCGTTAACGTCGATTATTTGACCGCTTTTATCGACTAAAATCATAATAGCGGAATGATTTTCAAACAGAGATTTATAGAAAATAAAAGAATTATCATTATCAGTTTTGGTTTCGGCAGCGTTCATATTTTTACCGTCTTCAATAAATAAATAAATAACATAATAAAAGCATTGAATAATTAATAAAGTAAATAATTAATTAAAGAGAATTGAATACTCTAAAAAACATAGTAAAATAATTAAATAATTAATCAAAGAAAACCAAATGCTTAAAAATCTTGTTGAACTTTTAATGTTAATATAATTTAAATAATTTTCTAAAATAATTTACGGTTAATTTGATTATTTTATAGGCATAAATAAGCCGCATTTGCGGTTTATACGGCGCTTACTTTGTTTCTTCCTAATAATTTTGATTTATACAATGCTTCGTCGGCTCTTTTTACCGTGTCTTCGGGGGTTTCTCTTTCTAACGCCTGAGTAAGTCCTATGCTTACGGTTAAATTTATATTGTGGATAAATTTATGGGATTCAATAGCTCTCCTTATTTTTTCCGACATTCTTTCGGCATTTATTTTTGAAGTATGCGGAGCTATTACCAAGAATTCGTCTCCTCCCCATCTTATTAGATAATCTGAAGCCCTTATATTATTTTTTATAAGAGCGGACGATTCTTTTAATACTATGTCTCCAGCGCTGTGCCCGTAAGTATCGTTTATATTTTTTAAATAATCTATGTCTATTATAGTTAAAGAAACGGGATAGTCGTATCTGAATGCGGCGGTGTATTCACGATTTATTATTTCGTCGTATTTATTTCTGTTAAACGCTTTTGTCAGATTATCAGTGGTGGCTAATTTTTCCAAAATTATTCTTTCGTTCATAGCTTTTTCGTTGTATGCCGCTACAGCCAGCGTGACGTCTATTGTCATAATCTTTTGAATGGAATCTATCACGTCTAGCAGGGTATCGTCGTCTATTTGCAGTTCCGGCATTTCCTTTTTTATAATCTCCATAAATAACGATAAAAGATAGGCGTAGGATTTTATATAAATATCTAAAGATATTCCGTTATTAAAATGCGCAAAGCCAATCTGAAGCCTGCTAAAAAAATAGTCCTCGTCGTAATTGAGAGAAAAAAATTCTTTGATGTATTGCGAAAGCGATTGCTTCAGTTTAGATAATAAAGGCGGTTCTTTAAGTATAATTTTTTTAATAACTTCAAATTTAAGGAGGTGATTATAAAATTTATCGGCTATCGGATAAGAATTTTTAATCATTAAATCTTTGACTGTTGAAATATTTTCAATGTCTTTTCCGTCAATATCGGAAAATTCCAAACTGAATTCTATATTATTTTTAGAAATAAGAAAATAAATTTCGTCAAACGAGTTTTTATTTAAATTTTCTTTTTCCAGTACGTTTTTTAAATTACGCATTATTCCGTTCATAATTATTATTACCTCCTAAGCATAGCGGGAAACATAAAATCAGCGCGTTTTTTTGTCTGCCGATGTTTTAAGGCAGACAAATTAGATTTGCGCAATAATTTATACGTTTGATCTTTAATTTATACGGCGCTTCATACTTATATAATATCTCAAGTATTGATAGTGAAAATAAATTTACATGGAAAGATTTATAAATTATTGCGTCTGCGCCGGTATTTGAATAAGACTGTTTTATTAAACTGCTGCAGGGAATTAATTTATTAAAATTAAAAAATTTTGAGAAAACAGCGTCTATTGAAAATATTAACGGCATAAATAATGCGAACGCTTCCGTCAGCCGATTCCTATAAATATCCGCAGCCGCTATCCTGAGTACTTTTATCCCCCGTATGCGGGGGGGGGGGGGGGGGGGGTGATATTAATATTATATTTTACCATGGCAGTTTTTGTATTCTTTTTATTATTTAATTTTATTAAATTTAATAATATCGTACATATTCTTATTTAATATTATACATTATTATTTTTTTAAAAAAATTATGCAAGCAAAATTTTATTTTAATGTTTTAATGCAATATATTGTTAATACTTCAGTATATAGTATATAATAGCTTAAAAGAATAAAATTAACGTATTGAACCCTTGTAATGATTTTTAATAGTCATGATATCGTCAAATCCTTTTGTGAACGCGTCAAACACAGCAGGGTCAAAATATTTTCCCACGCCCATTTCGTTTTTCATGATATTTATACTTTCTTCCACGGAATACGCCGGTTTATAAATTCTTTTATTTGTCAGGGCGTCGAATACATCGCTTATAATGCAAATCCTGCCGGAAATCGGAATATCTTCTCCCTTAAGTCTGTTCGGATATCCGTATCCGTCATATCTTTCGTGGTGGGACAAAGCTATCTCCGCTCCGAATTTCATAATTTTAGAATCCGAACCGCTAAGTATCTCATATCCTTTTATTGTATGCGTTTTCATTATTTCAAATTCGTCGTCGGTTAATTTTGCAGGCTTTAGCAATACATAATCCGGGATAGATATTTTACCTATATCGTGCATAGGCGAAGCTTCTAAAATATCCATCTGAAAATCGTAGTCAAATCCTAAATGTCTCGCAATTGTCATACAGTAATAAGACATTCTTTCGATATGAGATCCCGTATCTTCGTCGCGGAATTCCGCTATGCGCGACAGCCTTTTAATAAAATCGTCGCTCAGTTTTTCTTTTTCGCTCATTTCTTTACTGTAGTAAGCTCTTATAACTAAAGTAATATCCAGATTTATAATTTTTTGTATGGAGTTGACGATATTCAGAATTTCTTTATGCGAAAAGCCGCGTTTCGGGAGTTCGTCTTTTATAAAATAAATAACTAAAGATAAGAAATAAGAATAGCTTCCCATAAAAACATTGAACGGTATATTAACGTTTAAATGGGTAAGCCCCGTGTTAAATCTGAGAGCAAGATAATTATCATCGTAATTTAAGGAAAAAAGCTCTTTAAAATACGACGTATGCACTTTTCTTAAGTGTTCCGCGAGTCCTGGCTTTTCAAGCATAATATCTTTCGTTTCTTTAAATTCAAGCAGATGGTCGTAAAATTTATCCATAAGGAAATCCATATTTTCAATAATCAATGAATTTATTTTTGAAAGATTTTCTAAATCGTCTTCGGTAAGTTCTAAAAATCTGTGTTCAAAATCTATGGATTTTGTGGAGAATATATCTATAATTTTTTTCTCAATATTCGGTTTTAAGTTTGCGTTTTCAATTGTTTTTAGAAGCTGCATATCTATCTCCTATATTTTAAGTAAATTATTTTGGTTAAATTTTTATCAGCAATACGATTTTCATGCTTATATTTATTACGTATTTTATCTATTTTTTTAATAATTTAATGCTATTTATCTTATTAATCTATATTATTATAAATATTTTATTATAATAAATAAAATAAATAAATAGTTATAGCCGATATGTCAGCAATGCAGCCGGATTAAATTCTCCTATAGCTGTTATAAGTCCTGTATTGACTAAACTATTCCGGTTCATTTTTAATGTAATACTATTTTGCATTATATATTATATATTATACTACATATATTGCTAAATAAACTAATTATACAGTCTTCATTAATCATAAAATATGATATAATTGCAATTACTATACTAATTACAATTTAAATTAAATTTTTATAATAATAGGTATTTAATTATGTTTAAAGATAGGGCGGAAGCCGGAAAATTGCTGGCAAAGCAATTATTGCAATATAAAAATGATAAACCCGTTGTTATCGGACTTGCCAGAGGAGGCATTCCCGTAGCTTTTGAAATTGCACATGCGCTGTGCGCTTATTTAGACGTTGCTTTAGTTAAAAAAATAGGAGCTCCGGCGCAAGAAGAACTTGCAATAGGCGCTATAGTTGACGGAAAAAATCCTCAAATATTTCTTAATAATGAAATTATCGGACATCTTAATATCACAAAAGATTATATCGACGAAATTATTAAAATTAAGCTTTCGGAAATTAGAAAACGTGAAAAGATTTATAGAAGCGGGAGAGACAGAATAGATATTGCCGGTAAAATTGCAATTGTTGTTGATGACGGTATTGCGACGGGCGCATCTATTAAAGCGGTAATAAAATCTTTAAAATCAGAAAATCCAAAGAAAATTATTGTTGCCGTTCCGGTTGCTCCTATTGAAACAATAGCTGAACTAAAAAGAGAAGTTGATGAAGTTATTGTTTTATCGGTTCCTGAAAATTTTTATGCAGTCGGAGCATTTTATAATGATTTTAGCCAAACATCGGATGAAGAAGTGATTAGCTTTTTAGATAAAGTAAATTAAATTTATTTTTTCTTTATACAGTTAGATATTTAATTCCGGCATCTGTTATTTTATTCCCAGCTCACTTTATTTCTTCCGGTATTTTTAGCGTTATATAAGGCGCCGTCAACTCTGAATATAATACTTGCGTTGGTATCGCCTTTCACTGCTTCCGTAATTCCGAAACTGCAGGTTAAGGAAGTTTCTATATTAAAATCATGTTCTTCTATTTTTAGCCTTAATCTTTCTGCAAGCTCTTTTGCCGTAGAAAGAGGCGTTTCCGGCGAGATTATCATAAATTCTTCCCCGCCGTATCTGAAGAAATAGTCCGTATTTCTTAAACTGCGTTTAATAAGTTTTGTTATTTCTTTTAAAATATAATCGCCTATTTCATGACCGAAGCCGTCGTTGACGTCTTTAAATCTGTCTATGTCGAACATAATAAGAGAAAGCGCTCTTCCGTACCTGTCAGCCGCGTTAAGAAGTTCTTCAAGTTTTTTATCAAAAGCCCGTCTGTTGCCTATTTTTGTAAGTTCGTCTATTTCCGACAATTCTTTATAGGCTTCTTTTTCTTCGGATATCAGTCTTTTCTCCAAGACTTCGTCCGTTATATCGTGTATAACTCCAAATCCCGCAATTTCGCCGTTATACACGATAGACATTTCAAAAAAATTAGCATATATAATGCTCCCGTCTTTTTTCTTGCATCTTACGATATATTTTGAAATAAATCTTTCTTTGTTTTTTATTTTACCGAAACTTTTTTTGATTTTATTAAATTTTTTATCGTTTTCGTCAAAGAATTCCCAGACGTATTTATTATAAAACTCTTCTTTGTCATAGCCGAATAATTTTTCGGCGGCGGGATTCACGAACAGCAGTTTGTCTTTATATATACCGACAGGCAGGGGCATATTTTCAATAAGCGTTTTAAACAGTTCTTTATCGCTTTCAATCTGATTTCTCATATTAACCATTTCGGTTATATCGCAAAATGTTGCAAGTCTGGTATTCTGTTCTTTTAATTTTATAGTGGCAGTCTGCCACAGCAGCCATATGGAACTTCCGTCTTTTTTCAATCCTTCCAATATATATCTGCTTGTAGCACCGGCTGTTCTAATGTCTTCGTCAAATCCGGCGTGTATTTCGTTCTGGTCTTTTTTGTTTATCAGATTAAACGGATTTAGTCCGAGGAGTTCCCCTTTGCTGTAGCCGAATGTTTCATGCGCCCTCGGATTTGCAAATATGATTTCTTTTCTATTGTATAATATTAACCCGGATGTGAGATTTATGGAAAGCGATTTAAAAAGTGTTTCAGATTCTCTGAGTTTTTCTTCAGCCCGCTTTTTTTCTGTTATATCATGGATTATTGAAATAATATAATTTTTGCCGCCGACATTTATCGTAGAAGCGTTCACTTCTACATTTTTAAGTTCGCCGTTTTTTAATTTATGAATAAATTCAAAATAGTTTCTTTCTCTATTATGCGCCTGTCTGGTATATTTTATCAGCTCATCCTTTGGAGCGGTGTTAAAATCATAATTATACATCGTTTTAAATTCTTCTTTGGAATATCCGTAAAATTTTACCGCGGCATCGTTTACATCGATAATTTTTCCATCTTCTTTGATTAAAATCATCACTGCGGAGCTATCCTGAAAAATAGATTCAAAAATG
This genomic window contains:
- the nadB gene encoding L-aspartate oxidase, yielding MHFNVLIIGSGIAGLSLANRYPENISVGIFTKKEEAESNTNYAQGGLAAVMNIKDSVELHVKDTLAAGDGLCDEEVVKMVVEEGPSVVDDLLSWGVNFARYKENEETFDLGREGGHSQRRVLHAGDITGREIERALVEKSRSKSNISIFENHIAIDFITSHKLKKERNMPDKVLGAYFLDKNSDRVVPVSADFVVIATGGAGKVFLYTSNPDISTGDGIAAAYRIGAKVANMEFYQFHPTILYHPEAKSFLISEALRGEGGTLRLKDGTPFMDLVHPLKSLAPRDIVARTIDFEMKRTGDECVYLDMTHKSKEFLEKRFPDIFKTTLSFGIDMSKQWIPVVPAAHYLCGGILTDKDGLTSIDNLYAIGEVACTGLHGANRLASNSLLEGCVFAKKAYESTMKKMDSLIKIKSVQFHYDDKSYKSNDKSSQDLKYNDENNNDIVPEWKDFGLEGGDELIVITHNWDELRRMMWNYVGIVRSNKRLERAKRRIDNLIDEIKEYYWNFKISSDLIELRNIAEVANLIITSAMLRKESRGTHYTIDYPAKDDKNFKHPTVL
- a CDS encoding type II secretion system protein translates to MFDSLTKDFKRLKNSEAFTLIELVMVILLIGILAAVVLPKFVNLTGSANKAASQGVIGSLGEGVTSQMSKNLVNNDLSTYVAITGFSATTKGKVTFEPTLPAANTAGTNPYANPFLLLPNYTTPITGSPAGSGTSYNIVTTAPSVPSTSTPGNSWWLVYSNGAVTGPGTATGLSAGLICNNSATTNPNYVLPTTTVPVNEYTEQIGNIDYVYTNGSVEDSYAYYMVISANDNIEGFYMTPCQS
- a CDS encoding sensor domain-containing diguanylate cyclase codes for the protein MNAAETKTDNDNSFIFYKSLFENHSAIMILVDKSGQIIDVNDAAVEFYGYSKEEFKTMHNYDFNTVPKDELIKYTGQAYNKERSYFTFIHKLKNGELRTVEVHISPISVNGKTFLFSIIHDITEKIELAKKIKESEELFRTLTENMTMGLVLYKEKVIYINPAGEKILGYGENELKSMYVWDLYTDEFKEEAKNGIRRGLSDINYNHYVTFKAIKKSGEEIWLYIYGSSVIYKNEIVRIASFVDITEMVNMRNQIESDKELFKTLIENMPIPVGIYNEKLLFANPAAEKLFGYDKEEFYNKYVWEFFDENDKKFNKIKKSFGKIKNKERFISKYIVRCKKKDGSIIYANFFEMSIVYNGEIAGFGVIHDITDEVLEKRLISEEKEAYKELSEIDELTKIGNRRAFDKKLEELLNAADRYGRALSLIMFDIDRFKDVNDGFGHEIGDYILKEITKLIKRSLRNTDYFFRYGGEEFMIISPETPLSTAKELAERLRLKIEEHDFNIETSLTCSFGITEAVKGDTNASIIFRVDGALYNAKNTGRNKVSWE
- a CDS encoding diguanylate cyclase, producing MNGIMRNLKNVLEKENLNKNSFDEIYFLISKNNIEFSLEFSDIDGKDIENISTVKDLMIKNSYPIADKFYNHLLKFEVIKKIILKEPPLLSKLKQSLSQYIKEFFSLNYDEDYFFSRLQIGFAHFNNGISLDIYIKSYAYLLSLFMEIIKKEMPELQIDDDTLLDVIDSIQKIMTIDVTLAVAAYNEKAMNERIILEKLATTDNLTKAFNRNKYDEIINREYTAAFRYDYPVSLTIIDIDYLKNINDTYGHSAGDIVLKESSALIKNNIRASDYLIRWGGDEFLVIAPHTSKINAERMSEKIRRAIESHKFIHNINLTVSIGLTQALERETPEDTVKRADEALYKSKLLGRNKVSAV
- a CDS encoding HD domain-containing protein yields the protein MQLLKTIENANLKPNIEKKIIDIFSTKSIDFEHRFLELTEDDLENLSKINSLIIENMDFLMDKFYDHLLEFKETKDIMLEKPGLAEHLRKVHTSYFKELFSLNYDDNYLALRFNTGLTHLNVNIPFNVFMGSYSYFLSLVIYFIKDELPKRGFSHKEILNIVNSIQKIINLDITLVIRAYYSKEMSEKEKLSDDFIKRLSRIAEFRDEDTGSHIERMSYYCMTIARHLGFDYDFQMDILEASPMHDIGKISIPDYVLLKPAKLTDDEFEIMKTHTIKGYEILSGSDSKIMKFGAEIALSHHERYDGYGYPNRLKGEDIPISGRICIISDVFDALTNKRIYKPAYSVEESINIMKNEMGVGKYFDPAVFDAFTKGFDDIMTIKNHYKGSIR
- a CDS encoding phosphoribosyltransferase, whose amino-acid sequence is MMFKDRAEAGKLLAKQLLQYKNDKPVVIGLARGGIPVAFEIAHALCAYLDVALVKKIGAPAQEELAIGAIVDGKNPQIFLNNEIIGHLNITKDYIDEIIKIKLSEIRKREKIYRSGRDRIDIAGKIAIVVDDGIATGASIKAVIKSLKSENPKKIIVAVPVAPIETIAELKREVDEVIVLSVPENFYAVGAFYNDFSQTSDEEVISFLDKVN
- a CDS encoding sensor domain-containing diguanylate cyclase, producing MNIENNKNIFESIFQDSSAVMILIKEDGKIIDVNDAAVKFYGYSKEEFKTMYNYDFNTAPKDELIKYTRQAHNRERNYFEFIHKLKNGELKNVEVNASTINVGGKNYIISIIHDITEKKRAEEKLRESETLFKSLSINLTSGLILYNRKEIIFANPRAHETFGYSKGELLGLNPFNLINKKDQNEIHAGFDEDIRTAGATSRYILEGLKKDGSSIWLLWQTATIKLKEQNTRLATFCDITEMVNMRNQIESDKELFKTLIENMPLPVGIYKDKLLFVNPAAEKLFGYDKEEFYNKYVWEFFDENDKKFNKIKKSFGKIKNKERFISKYIVRCKKKDGSIIYANFFEMSIVYNGEIAGFGVIHDITDEVLEKRLISEEKEAYKELSEIDELTKIGNRRAFDKKLEELLNAADRYGRALSLIMFDIDRFKDVNDGFGHEIGDYILKEITKLIKRSLRNTDYFFRYGGEEFMIISPETPLSTAKELAERLRLKIEEHDFNIETSLTCSFGITEAVKGDTNASIIFRVDGALYNAKNTGRNKVSWE